In one window of Haloprofundus halophilus DNA:
- a CDS encoding sugar transferase, with product MLTGWRYRVVSVVGAASLTALAVYFANHPLPQWLFTTYVPLFDRLDAHVLEGTSLSRAVWTAVLAVLASLVPLYKPRPRRILDVVALTQKLVLVAGLALATFGYFEWSHRLPRATLVMVVGLLLVALPAWFVWIRRRPPAESGRTIIVGDDPTLIERIAQEVSLSVLGYVCPTSALPRTRRRAVVDDDTAATDARADGGNVLPELAHLGGFSRLDDVLVEQHVDTVVLAFMRPDRAEFFGAIDACHEHGVEVKVHRDYADSVLTAESSVGTLVDVDVEPWDMQDYMLKRAFDVVFAAMGLLVLSPLLLLVAIAIKLDSDGPVLYEQERTAVFGETFSVYKFRSMVQDAEAETGAVVSEEDAGGVDPRVTRVGKVLRRTHIDEIPQLWAILVGQMSVVGPRPERPELDSDIQSGVVDWQKRWFIKPGLTGLAQVNQATGHEPDEKIRYDIEYVRRQSLGYDAKIVVRQLWLVLEDIVEYLR from the coding sequence ATGCTTACAGGGTGGCGGTACCGGGTCGTCAGCGTCGTCGGCGCTGCCAGTCTCACGGCCCTCGCGGTGTACTTCGCCAACCATCCGCTTCCGCAGTGGCTGTTTACGACGTACGTTCCGCTGTTCGACCGCCTCGACGCACACGTTCTCGAAGGGACCTCGCTCAGCCGTGCGGTCTGGACGGCGGTTCTCGCCGTGCTCGCGAGCTTAGTGCCGCTGTACAAGCCGCGCCCGCGTCGGATTCTCGACGTCGTCGCGCTCACGCAGAAACTCGTCCTCGTCGCCGGTCTCGCGCTCGCGACGTTCGGTTACTTCGAGTGGTCGCACAGACTCCCGCGCGCGACGCTCGTGATGGTCGTCGGTCTGTTGCTGGTCGCGCTGCCGGCGTGGTTCGTCTGGATTCGCCGCCGACCGCCCGCGGAGTCCGGGCGGACGATCATCGTCGGCGACGACCCGACGCTCATCGAGCGCATTGCTCAGGAGGTGTCGTTGTCCGTATTGGGCTACGTCTGCCCGACGAGCGCGCTGCCGCGCACCCGACGGCGTGCAGTCGTCGACGACGACACGGCGGCGACCGACGCGAGAGCCGACGGCGGCAACGTGCTCCCGGAACTCGCGCACCTCGGCGGGTTCTCCCGGCTGGACGACGTACTCGTCGAGCAGCACGTCGACACCGTCGTGCTGGCGTTCATGCGCCCCGACCGCGCGGAGTTCTTCGGCGCGATCGACGCGTGTCACGAACACGGTGTCGAGGTGAAGGTGCACCGCGACTACGCCGATTCGGTGTTGACCGCCGAATCGAGCGTGGGGACGCTGGTCGACGTGGACGTCGAACCGTGGGATATGCAGGATTACATGTTGAAGCGTGCGTTCGATGTGGTGTTCGCGGCGATGGGGTTGTTGGTGCTCTCGCCGCTCCTGTTGTTGGTCGCGATTGCGATCAAACTCGACAGCGACGGGCCGGTGTTGTACGAACAGGAGCGGACAGCCGTCTTCGGCGAGACGTTCAGCGTCTACAAGTTCCGGAGCATGGTGCAGGACGCCGAGGCCGAGACGGGGGCAGTGGTGAGCGAAGAAGACGCCGGTGGAGTCGACCCCCGGGTGACTCGCGTCGGGAAGGTTTTGCGGCGTACGCACATCGACGAGATTCCGCAGTTGTGGGCGATTTTGGTGGGACAGATGAGCGTCGTCGGCCCTCGTCCGGAGCGTCCTGAGTTGGACTCGGATATTCAGTCGGGTGTGGTGGACTGGCAGAAACGCTGGTTCATCAAACCAGGGCTGACCGGGCTGGCGCAGGTCAACCAGGCAACGGGCCACGAACCGGACGAGAAGATTCGCTACGACATCGAGTACGTTCGGCGGCAATCGCTTGGGTACGACGCGAAGATTGTCGTGCGGCAGCTGTGGTTGGTTCTCGAAGATATCGTGGAGTATCTTCGGTGA
- a CDS encoding glycosyltransferase family 2 protein: protein MVSNRMLSNELVKVSVAITTYNEEDHIEDALESLINQSYSSFEIVVVDDGSEDRTGEILADYEDSERIRVIYSNHIGRSGALNTAIDKARGEYIAIVDPDDISEENRLELQAEYLDQHPDVGIVGSAYVAQNKIRSESYVREYPTDDTDIRHAMAKYIPIPHSSMMARRTALVRSGLYDGTRQAIVDLDLMIRVAANYKLANLSEPLITRSIREESNFHAIFEPNKRHLQLCRLHLKAVHVLGLPQHYYLYALGHLLYYYLPNSVKKQVRRSFAGFTERKTTEEQ from the coding sequence GTGGTATCTAATAGAATGCTCTCAAATGAACTAGTGAAGGTATCTGTAGCTATCACGACGTATAACGAAGAAGATCATATCGAGGATGCTTTAGAATCCTTAATAAATCAGTCATACTCTAGTTTCGAGATTGTAGTAGTTGACGATGGATCAGAGGATAGAACAGGGGAAATATTGGCTGATTATGAGGATAGCGAGAGAATTAGAGTAATCTACTCGAACCATATTGGCCGATCCGGTGCGTTGAATACTGCTATTGACAAAGCAAGAGGCGAGTACATTGCAATCGTTGATCCAGACGATATCTCTGAGGAAAATCGCTTAGAATTACAAGCAGAGTACCTTGATCAACACCCTGATGTCGGAATTGTAGGGTCGGCGTATGTGGCACAGAATAAAATTAGGTCTGAATCCTACGTTCGAGAATATCCCACTGACGACACTGATATCCGGCATGCCATGGCGAAGTATATCCCAATTCCACATAGTTCGATGATGGCAAGAAGAACAGCGTTAGTCAGATCCGGACTATACGACGGTACGAGGCAAGCAATCGTAGATTTGGATTTGATGATACGTGTTGCCGCAAACTATAAGCTAGCGAATCTCTCTGAACCACTAATCACGCGTTCTATCCGAGAAGAGAGTAATTTCCATGCTATCTTCGAACCGAACAAACGACATCTCCAGCTATGTAGGTTACATCTCAAAGCCGTTCATGTCTTAGGATTGCCACAGCACTACTATCTCTATGCTTTAGGCCATTTACTATATTATTATCTTCCAAACTCGGTCAAAAAGCAGGTTAGACGGTCTTTTGCTGGCTTCACTGAGAGAAAGACAACGGAAGAGCAATAA
- a CDS encoding glycosyltransferase family 4 protein produces the protein MRILRVAQTLYPEVKGGGAYHVHAMSRDQAAMGHDVTVLTLSRSVDEPHRERRNGYDIVRYPVTASALGNDISLGVASFLQDAHSFDVIHAHSHLYFSTNLAALKRRLGDIPLAITNHGLYSQNAPKWLFDLYLRSIGQWTFNQADVVFCYTETEKKRIGSFGVDTQISVIANGVDTERFSPEGTESKLIDADGPVVLFVGRLVSGKRPVVAVKAFAEVLKEYPNAQLYFCGEGPLRDEAKAMTINLGIDTSVTFLKQVPYDEMPAVYRSGDVLVLPSSAEGVPRTILEALSTNVSVVSSELPQIRSVFGDIIRYAPIDDVDRFATQLIETLTQEKMSGVHPGFCWSQTVAKTTVAIESLVENG, from the coding sequence ATGCGAATTCTCCGCGTTGCGCAGACGCTGTATCCGGAGGTGAAGGGCGGCGGCGCGTACCACGTCCACGCGATGAGTCGCGACCAGGCGGCGATGGGTCACGACGTGACGGTACTGACGCTCTCTCGCAGTGTCGACGAACCGCATCGAGAGCGACGAAATGGATACGATATCGTTCGGTATCCGGTGACGGCGAGCGCTCTTGGAAACGATATCTCGCTTGGCGTCGCGTCGTTTCTTCAGGATGCGCACTCGTTCGACGTCATTCATGCGCACTCGCATCTGTATTTCTCGACGAATCTCGCGGCGCTGAAGCGACGGTTAGGAGATATTCCGCTGGCGATTACGAATCACGGATTGTACTCGCAGAACGCACCGAAGTGGCTGTTCGACTTGTATCTGCGGAGTATTGGGCAGTGGACGTTCAATCAGGCTGATGTGGTGTTCTGTTATACCGAAACGGAGAAAAAACGAATTGGTTCTTTCGGCGTTGATACACAGATAAGCGTCATTGCAAATGGTGTAGACACTGAACGTTTCTCTCCAGAGGGGACAGAAAGTAAACTTATTGACGCAGATGGACCAGTCGTACTGTTTGTCGGACGGCTCGTTAGCGGTAAGCGACCAGTAGTTGCGGTCAAAGCATTTGCCGAAGTGTTAAAAGAGTATCCTAATGCTCAACTCTACTTTTGCGGTGAAGGACCTCTACGTGACGAAGCCAAAGCAATGACTATCAACTTAGGAATCGACACCTCTGTAACCTTTCTGAAACAAGTTCCCTACGACGAGATGCCTGCAGTGTATCGTAGCGGAGATGTCTTAGTATTGCCAAGTAGCGCCGAGGGAGTTCCACGGACGATTTTAGAGGCACTCTCGACAAATGTATCCGTTGTAAGTTCAGAGTTACCGCAAATCCGCTCAGTGTTTGGTGACATTATTAGATACGCACCAATAGATGATGTAGATAGATTTGCCACACAACTCATCGAAACACTCACACAAGAGAAAATGTCGGGAGTACATCCAGGGTTCTGTTGGAGTCAAACAGTTGCTAAAACAACTGTAGCAATAGAATCATTGGTTGAAAATGGCTAA
- a CDS encoding FkbM family methyltransferase produces MLTDSPVESVHKKVKSLYRGPVRSAAIKTGLHDFARHAYGEVITLFVSDIQTHKIAGITAKYKISNYSDWERQRSFTGEIPVMKQFVKEITAGDTVWDVGANMGSYTCLAGRAQDDVSVVAFEPAPKNRVRLRNNIELNNITATIRQEALDETIGQMGLFSENDSDGQYSLTESQEGLQVPTTDADNLVNRGIVPQPDHVKIDVEGAELRVLRGMETTLKEVKCLYLEVHPSKVSEYGGSVDEIKTHIAAAGLEYEKIHERGEEFFLRAVRR; encoded by the coding sequence ATGTTGACTGATTCACCCGTAGAGTCCGTTCACAAGAAAGTCAAGTCCTTGTACCGGGGGCCAGTGAGAAGTGCTGCAATTAAGACTGGACTTCACGATTTTGCTCGTCATGCTTACGGAGAAGTGATTACTCTGTTCGTCAGTGATATACAGACACACAAGATTGCGGGAATCACCGCAAAGTATAAAATATCTAATTATTCAGATTGGGAGCGCCAACGTTCGTTCACGGGAGAAATACCCGTGATGAAGCAGTTTGTTAAGGAAATAACAGCTGGAGATACTGTATGGGACGTTGGCGCGAACATGGGATCATACACATGTCTGGCCGGACGGGCTCAAGATGATGTCTCGGTTGTCGCATTCGAACCAGCGCCAAAGAACAGAGTAAGACTCCGTAACAATATAGAACTCAACAATATCACTGCAACAATTCGCCAAGAGGCGCTTGACGAGACGATAGGGCAGATGGGCCTGTTCTCAGAGAATGACAGCGATGGACAGTACTCATTAACAGAGAGTCAAGAGGGACTCCAGGTGCCAACAACAGATGCAGATAATCTTGTCAACCGAGGGATTGTCCCACAGCCAGATCATGTGAAAATAGACGTTGAAGGGGCAGAGCTTCGAGTTCTACGAGGCATGGAAACCACACTCAAAGAAGTCAAATGCCTTTATCTGGAAGTTCACCCATCAAAAGTGTCCGAATACGGTGGGAGCGTGGATGAAATCAAGACTCATATTGCTGCTGCCGGTCTAGAGTACGAGAAAATACATGAGCGCGGCGAGGAGTTCTTTCTTCGAGCGGTACGACGATGA
- a CDS encoding HVO_A0114 family putative DNA-binding protein, with amino-acid sequence MTTLHITVGDRAQLRENSLQFIQNAEADEGTVEDDRAILQFGSYDDLVDSLTPLRLELIQAIATKRPSSMREAARLVDRDISDVHADLKHLEVLGILELKEGGPDGAIQPAVPFDKIEMHIDYPLLDDVDADSTPASAN; translated from the coding sequence ATGACGACACTTCACATCACCGTCGGCGACCGAGCACAGCTCCGTGAGAACTCCCTGCAGTTCATCCAAAACGCAGAAGCTGATGAGGGGACGGTAGAGGATGACCGAGCAATTCTTCAGTTTGGATCCTACGACGACCTCGTCGATAGCCTCACTCCGCTGCGTCTCGAACTTATTCAAGCAATCGCGACAAAACGCCCCTCGAGTATGCGTGAGGCGGCCCGACTAGTCGACCGCGACATCTCCGATGTCCACGCAGACTTAAAACATCTAGAGGTACTGGGCATCCTTGAACTCAAAGAAGGCGGCCCTGATGGGGCGATTCAACCAGCTGTTCCATTCGACAAAATCGAGATGCACATTGACTACCCGCTCCTCGACGACGTCGACGCAGACAGTACTCCTGCTAGCGCTAACTAG
- a CDS encoding PadR family transcriptional regulator produces MHNLSGFQRDLLYVISGLDQPSGQQVKDELESYVDGEINHGQLYPNLDTLVNKSYVEKGPIDRRTNYYAITENGKEAIRKRRSWEDQYRSVEA; encoded by the coding sequence ATGCACAACTTGAGTGGTTTCCAACGAGATCTCCTGTACGTGATTTCTGGACTCGATCAACCTTCGGGACAGCAAGTCAAAGACGAACTCGAATCGTACGTCGACGGCGAAATCAACCACGGACAGCTCTACCCGAACCTCGACACCCTCGTCAACAAATCATACGTCGAGAAAGGTCCGATAGACCGTCGAACGAACTACTATGCAATTACGGAGAACGGGAAAGAAGCGATCCGCAAGCGGCGGTCGTGGGAAGATCAATACCGATCGGTCGAAGCGTGA
- a CDS encoding MBL fold metallo-hydrolase, with translation MSTSSDLSVRLVRNATVLVTVSETTFLVDPLFAAPGDLPPIQNTPNDRANPLVPLPDIELSYDAVVVTHRHPDHFDEAATEELDADVPLFCQPVEADAFVDDGFTDVRPVDDEVSFDGVTLYRTPGRHGHGQLAEEMGPVSGFIFEADKTLYLAGDTVWYDAVEQTLDRFEPDVVVLNGGEARFNHGEPITMGVEDIVAVRDATDGIVGVVHMEAINHCLLTRDELRSKTENVHVPEDGAQISF, from the coding sequence ATGTCGACCAGCTCAGACCTCAGTGTTCGTCTCGTACGGAATGCGACTGTCCTCGTGACCGTGAGCGAGACGACGTTCCTCGTCGATCCTTTGTTTGCGGCTCCCGGTGATTTGCCGCCCATACAGAATACGCCGAACGACCGTGCGAATCCGCTTGTCCCATTGCCAGACATCGAACTGTCCTACGACGCCGTGGTCGTCACTCACCGTCACCCGGACCACTTCGACGAGGCGGCAACGGAGGAACTCGATGCTGACGTCCCGTTGTTCTGTCAGCCTGTGGAAGCAGACGCCTTCGTAGACGATGGGTTCACCGATGTCCGACCGGTCGACGACGAGGTCTCGTTTGACGGGGTTACACTCTATCGAACGCCTGGCCGTCACGGACACGGACAGCTAGCCGAAGAGATGGGGCCTGTCTCCGGATTCATCTTTGAAGCCGACAAGACGCTGTACCTCGCTGGTGACACGGTCTGGTACGATGCGGTCGAACAGACACTTGACCGGTTTGAACCTGATGTCGTTGTCCTCAACGGTGGCGAAGCACGGTTCAATCACGGCGAACCGATTACGATGGGGGTAGAGGACATCGTCGCCGTCCGCGACGCCACTGATGGCATCGTCGGTGTCGTTCACATGGAGGCAATCAACCACTGCCTTCTCACCCGCGACGAATTGCGATCGAAAACGGAGAACGTCCACGTTCCCGAAGACGGAGCACAGATCTCGTTTTGA
- a CDS encoding glycosyltransferase produces MSVKRVLFFSTTMGLGGADKQVGLLAKNLSSREYDVRVICLRPSGDMADELEEMGLHVKSLDVNSVVELPTAMVRLWREIREFKPDVVHSHMFHSIILSRIIRPFVSPDTVISTTHNIFGAAKSKRTKLFRSIIYRLTDSFSNLLTNVSEKGMESYIKSKSVPRDKTRVVHNGIDTHEFRHRRAEGHELREKYGLSKPFVWIAVGRLTEEKDYSTLITAFDFLSDDVALWIVGTGDLKDKLQGLVKAYGLDDQIRFFGALQPDEICSHLNAADAFVLSSKQEGFGIAIVEAMACQLPVVTTKSGGPQDIVTEASGKIVQTQSPKQLARAMDEVMNKTPSKRDKMGVAARERVVDEFSIESITNDWVNVYNEFE; encoded by the coding sequence ATGAGTGTAAAGAGAGTATTATTCTTTAGTACTACAATGGGCTTAGGCGGAGCAGATAAACAAGTTGGTCTGCTTGCTAAAAATTTGTCCTCACGTGAATACGATGTTCGCGTTATTTGTTTACGTCCTAGCGGTGATATGGCTGATGAATTAGAAGAAATGGGTCTTCACGTGAAGAGTCTTGATGTGAATTCTGTTGTTGAGCTTCCTACTGCGATGGTTCGACTCTGGCGGGAGATAAGGGAATTTAAACCCGATGTCGTTCACTCTCATATGTTCCACTCAATAATCCTATCGCGGATTATACGCCCTTTTGTTTCTCCAGATACGGTGATCTCGACAACACACAACATATTTGGAGCAGCGAAAAGCAAACGGACGAAACTATTTCGTTCAATAATCTACAGACTGACTGATTCTTTTTCTAATTTGCTAACAAATGTTTCTGAAAAAGGGATGGAATCATATATTAAATCAAAATCAGTTCCAAGAGATAAAACCCGAGTCGTTCACAATGGCATTGACACTCATGAGTTCCGCCATCGCCGTGCAGAAGGACATGAGCTTAGAGAAAAATATGGTCTGAGTAAACCTTTTGTTTGGATAGCTGTCGGACGATTAACCGAAGAAAAGGATTATTCCACCTTGATAACTGCCTTTGATTTTCTCTCGGACGACGTAGCACTTTGGATTGTTGGAACAGGAGATCTCAAAGACAAATTACAGGGCCTCGTTAAAGCCTACGGCTTAGATGATCAAATCCGATTTTTCGGCGCATTACAACCAGACGAAATCTGTTCCCATCTAAATGCAGCAGATGCATTCGTCTTATCATCGAAACAAGAAGGGTTTGGGATCGCCATTGTAGAAGCTATGGCTTGCCAGCTTCCGGTTGTTACAACGAAAAGCGGCGGTCCTCAAGATATTGTTACTGAAGCGTCTGGGAAAATCGTTCAGACGCAATCGCCAAAACAGTTGGCAAGAGCAATGGATGAGGTGATGAACAAAACACCTTCGAAACGGGATAAAATGGGGGTAGCTGCGAGAGAACGGGTTGTTGACGAATTTTCTATTGAGTCGATTACTAACGATTGGGTTAATGTCTATAACGAATTCGAATAA
- a CDS encoding MarR family transcriptional regulator codes for MRYTIHNTERYDFVSRKLDIDGKATMPISRRRFDAINDDDEVSPQTLAERIVGFLHDRRDQAFRLTEIRDETRIKHGSICPTLSRLKERGIVEHRANYWTLSDSYMASEEAAVYTNQVAAQYDDDKQFNVSAWADQSEDPNARQYRD; via the coding sequence ATGCGATACACGATACATAATACTGAGCGATACGATTTTGTTTCCCGGAAGCTAGACATAGACGGAAAAGCGACCATGCCCATCAGTAGACGCCGATTCGACGCGATCAACGACGACGACGAAGTGTCTCCTCAGACGTTGGCAGAGCGGATTGTAGGGTTCCTCCACGATCGTCGTGATCAGGCGTTCCGACTGACGGAAATCCGCGATGAAACCAGGATCAAGCACGGGAGTATTTGTCCCACGCTGAGCCGCCTCAAAGAGCGAGGAATCGTGGAGCACCGGGCAAACTATTGGACGCTTTCAGATTCCTATATGGCGTCCGAGGAAGCGGCAGTATACACGAACCAAGTAGCTGCACAGTACGATGATGATAAACAGTTCAATGTGTCTGCCTGGGCTGACCAGTCTGAAGATCCGAACGCTCGACAGTATCGCGATTAA